A window of the Brassica oleracea var. oleracea cultivar TO1000 chromosome C1, BOL, whole genome shotgun sequence genome harbors these coding sequences:
- the LOC106318054 gene encoding LOW QUALITY PROTEIN: probable receptor-like serine/threonine-protein kinase At5g57670 (The sequence of the model RefSeq protein was modified relative to this genomic sequence to represent the inferred CDS: deleted 1 base in 1 codon): protein MAITNDDLANNEEVLKISEEKRKISRRSVSLPSTDILLDEKPGWPFLKIAQAHRCLTRNVSVVNWVMSLPDRFPDHQQNLNSETKFVEKQLKDILKDKNKWFSYNVLKTATSDFSQENLIGKGGSNEVYRGVLKDGKGIAVKILKSSSKEAMTNFVHEIDIISSLSHKNISELLGVCVQDNDLISVYNLSSKGSLEKSLHGKQKEKHVLSWEERFNIAIRLAEALDYIHNQCSKPVIHRDVKTSNVLLSDELQPQLSDFGLSMWGPTTSTRYSIQGDVVGTFGYLAPEYFMYGKVSDKVDVYAFGVVLLELISGRDPISPENPKGEESLVMWAKPLIETGNENELLDPDVTEISDETEFHRMVLAATHCLTRSATHRPSIKQTLRLLRGVDDVEKWSKRINEEENGDCFDDEVYPNTRAELHLSLAMMLEVEDDESVSISPMDRSNNSLFSSCCSSRELQPCF, encoded by the exons ATGGCCATCACTAACGACGATCT GGCTAACAACGAAGAAGTCTTGAAGATAAGTGAAGAAAAGAGAAAGATTTCAAGAAGATCGGTTTCACTTCCATCCACAGACATATTATTAGACGAGAAACCAGGTTGGCCTTTTCTCAAAATAGCACAAGCTCACCGTTGCCTCACACGGAATGTCTCAGTGGTCAACTGGGTCATGAGCTTACCTGACCGGTTTCCAGATCATCAACAGAATCTAAACTCTGAGACAAAATTTGTAGAGAAACAACTTAAGGACATATTGAAAGACAAGAACAAATGGTTTAGCTACAATGTTCTAAAGACAGCAACATCAGATTTCTCTCAAG AAAATCTGATTGGGAAAGGAGGGTCCAATGAAGTGTACAGAGGGGTTCTCAAAGATGGAAAAGGCATTGCAGTGAAAATCTTGAAATCATCATCTAAAGAAGCTATGACAAATTTTGTTCATGAGATCGATATTATCTCTTCTTTGAGTCACAAAAACATCTCAGAGCTACTTGGTGTTTGCGTCCAAGACAATGATCTAATCTCTGTTTACAACCTTTCATCCAAAGGAAGTTTAGAGAAAAGTCTTCACG GTAAACAAAAAGAAAAGCATGTACTGTCATGGGAGGAGAGGTTCAATATAGCAATCCGCTTAGCAGAAGCGTTAGATTATATTCATAACCAATGTTCTAAGCCAGTGATTCATAGAGATGTCAAGACTTCAAATGTTCTTCTCTCAGATGAGCTCCAACCTCAG CTGTCAGACTTTGGGCTGTCCATGTGGGGACCTACCACATCGACTAGATATTCGATACAAGGTGACGTGGTTGGCACGTTTGGATACCTTGCGCCAGAGTATTTCATGTACGGAAAAGTCAGTGACAAAGTCGACGTTTACGCCTTTGGAGTGGTTCTGCTTGAACTCATATCAGGAAGAGATCCCATTTCGCCTGAGAATCCAAAAGGAGAAGAGAGCTTGGTCATGTGG GCAAAGCCGTTGATTGAGACTGGAAATGAAAATGAGCTGTTGGATCCAGACGTAACAGAGATATCTGACGAAACTGAGTTTCATAGAATGGTTCTTGCTGCTACACATTGTCTCACAAGATCAGCCACACATCGTCCCAGTATTAAACAA ACACTGAGGCTACTAAGAGGTGTAGACGACGTCGAGAAATGGTCCAAACGGATTAACGAAGAAGAAAACGGAGATTGCTTCGATGACGAGGTT TACCCGAATACAAGGGCAGAATTACACTTGAGCCTTGCGATGATGCTTGAGGTTGAAGACGATGAATCTGTATCAATCAGTCCCATGGACAGAAGTAACAACAGCCTTTTCTCTTCTTGTTGTTCATCTAGGGAACTTCAACCTTGCTTTTAG